GCGCAGCATGGGGGCCATGTTCGATTGGCGGCGCGAGGTGGTCACCTGCGACCCGGAGTACTACAAATGGAACCAGTGGTGGTTCATCCAGTTTTACAAACACGGCCTGGTGTATCGCAAAAAGTCGCCGGTGGATTGGTGCCCCACCTGCAACACCACTCTGGCCCGCGAGCAGGTTATCGGTGAGGAGCGGGTGTGCGAGCGTTGCGGCACGCCGGTGATCAAAAAGAACCTGGAGCAGTGGTTCTTCCGCATCACCGACTACGCCGAAGAACTCAAGCGCTTCGATGGGCTGGACTGGCCCGAGCGGGTGAAGACGTTGCAGCGCAACTGGATCGGCGACCGTTCCGAGGGGGCGACGGTGATCTTCCGCACCGAACAGGGGCATGAGTTGGAGGTGTTTACCACCCGGCCCGACACGCTCTGGGGCGCCACCTTCATGGTCATCGCGCCGGAGCATCCCGTGTTGGATGAAATCGTGCCGCCGGAGCACCGGGAGGCCATCGAGCGGTATCGCTTCCAGGCAGCCCGGGTTTCAGACATGGATCGGATGGCCGAAGAACGGGAAAAAACTGGCGTGTTCACCGGGGCCTATGCCATCAACCCGGTCAATGGCGAGCGGATCCCCATCTGGGCGGCGGACTATGTGCTCATGTCTTACGGGAGCGGGGCCATCATGGCCGTGCCGGCCCATGACCAGCGCGACTTCAAGTTCGCCAGGAAGTACGGCTTGGAAATTCGGCCGGTCATCTTCCCGCTGGATGAAGACGGCAACCCGGTGCTTTTGGATGCCGCGACCATGACCGAAGCCTACCCCGGCCCCGGCGTGATGATGAACAGCGGCCCGCTGACGGGTACGCGCATCGTGAAGGCGAAAGGGTGGGATGACCCGGGCATCATGCGGGTCATCGAGTGGCTGGAGGAGCAGGGCTTTGGCAAGCGGGCGGCCAACTACCGCCTGCGTGACTGGTTGATTTCCCGGCAGCGCTATTGGGGCACGCCCATCCCCATGATTTACTGCGAGAAGTGTGGGTGGAATCCGGTGCCCGAGGACCAACTCCCTGTGGAATTGCCGGAAGATGTGGAATGGAGGCCCACCGGCGAGAGCCCCTTGAAGTTTCATCCCACCTGGAAGAAGACCACCTGTCCGGTGTGCGGTGGCCCGGCCGAGCGGGAAACGGATACCATGGATACCTTCATGGATTCCTCCTGGTATCACTTGCGCTACCTGGGTCCCTGGGAGAAGGACTGGCCTTTTGATAGGAAAGAATACGCTTACTGGTTCCCCGTGGACACCTACACCGGCGGCATCGAGCACGCCACCATGCACCTGCTGTATGTGCGCTTCTTCCACAAGGCAGCCCGCGATATGGGGCTGGTGGATGGCGACGAGCCGATGATTCAGTTGCGCAACCAGGGCATGGTGCTGGGGGAGCCGCGGGACGGACACTTCGTCACGGTGCGCGGGCACTGGCACGGCACGGCTTTCCATGCCGAGGCAATCGAGGCCCTGCCTTACGGCACGCCGCGTTCTCAGTGGCCTGCCTTCGGCAAGAGCGAAACCGAGGTGCGGGGTGAGGTGTACGCCCGGGATGAGACCACCCTCAAGGTGCGGGTCAATCCCTACGATCCAGAGGAAGACAAAGATGCGGTGGATCTGGTGGTGGTCCAGGTCACGCCG
The genomic region above belongs to Anaerolineae bacterium and contains:
- a CDS encoding leucine--tRNA ligase yields the protein MARAYNPSEIEAKWQAKWEADGLYQSHIDSNKPKHYALTMFPYPSGRLHIGHWYAMTPSDARARFMRMRGYNVLFPMGFDAFGLPAENAAIKTGIHPKVSTYRNIEHMRKQLRSMGAMFDWRREVVTCDPEYYKWNQWWFIQFYKHGLVYRKKSPVDWCPTCNTTLAREQVIGEERVCERCGTPVIKKNLEQWFFRITDYAEELKRFDGLDWPERVKTLQRNWIGDRSEGATVIFRTEQGHELEVFTTRPDTLWGATFMVIAPEHPVLDEIVPPEHREAIERYRFQAARVSDMDRMAEEREKTGVFTGAYAINPVNGERIPIWAADYVLMSYGSGAIMAVPAHDQRDFKFARKYGLEIRPVIFPLDEDGNPVLLDAATMTEAYPGPGVMMNSGPLTGTRIVKAKGWDDPGIMRVIEWLEEQGFGKRAANYRLRDWLISRQRYWGTPIPMIYCEKCGWNPVPEDQLPVELPEDVEWRPTGESPLKFHPTWKKTTCPVCGGPAERETDTMDTFMDSSWYHLRYLGPWEKDWPFDRKEYAYWFPVDTYTGGIEHATMHLLYVRFFHKAARDMGLVDGDEPMIQLRNQGMVLGEPRDGHFVTVRGHWHGTAFHAEAIEALPYGTPRSQWPAFGKSETEVRGEVYARDETTLKVRVNPYDPEEDKDAVDLVVVQVTPETRITIPGKENPRHLDLVFHLDVEKMSKSKGNVIDPDDLVARYGADTVRAYLMFFARWDLGAPWNSQGIEGTVRWIRRVWNLVWETAQAEPPTQAPPARVLRQLRRKVHRTLRAVTRDFESFEFNTIVAALMELLNEIQKARQQGAAGTPEWREALDIYLRMLAPIAPHMAEELWVEALGKPYSIHTQPWPEVDEEATKEEEITLVLQVNGKVRDRLVVPVGIPEEEARALALKSEAVQRHLKGREPRKVIYVPNKLVNIVV